One part of the Thermococcus radiotolerans genome encodes these proteins:
- a CDS encoding phosphoribosyltransferase gives MDKVYLTWWQVDRAIFSLADELRKNFVPDVIVGVARGGLIPAVRLSHILGDLEVKVIDVKFYKDIDERMEKPVITIPLHGSLEGKKVVIVDDVSDTGKTLEVVIEEVKKAGAEDVRIACLSMKPWTKVVPDFYVFRTDKWIVFPWEEFPVVVRE, from the coding sequence ATGGACAAAGTTTACCTCACCTGGTGGCAGGTGGACAGGGCAATATTCTCGCTCGCGGACGAACTTAGAAAGAACTTTGTGCCCGATGTCATAGTCGGAGTCGCGAGGGGTGGCCTGATTCCGGCAGTGAGACTCAGCCACATCCTCGGTGACCTAGAGGTCAAGGTCATCGACGTCAAGTTCTACAAGGACATCGACGAGAGGATGGAGAAGCCGGTCATAACGATACCCCTCCACGGCTCGCTGGAGGGCAAGAAGGTCGTCATAGTCGACGACGTCAGCGACACGGGGAAGACCCTCGAAGTCGTCATCGAGGAGGTCAAGAAGGCCGGCGCGGAAGACGTCAGAATCGCCTGCCTCAGCATGAAGCCCTGGACGAAGGTGGTTCCCGACTTCTACGTTTTCCGCACCGACAAGTGGATAGTCTTCCCCTGGGAGGAGTTCCCGGTCGTTGTCAGGGAGTAA
- the cca gene encoding CCA tRNA nucleotidyltransferase produces MDVEAVLQKVLQRIRPTDEERAFVEGLMGELRGIAEETTESLGLDVKPYFVGSLAKDTYLAGDHDVDLFLAFPLDTPLEELREKGLELGRAIAERLGSYEIAYAEHPYVRARYKGVKVDIVPCYDVESWRDVKTAVDRSILHNRWVIKNLEGRNNEVRLLKRFLKGINAYGSEIYIRGFSGYLAEILVIRYGSFLEVLKNADFMLRRKIIDPGNWLKHEHEVAMRTVRREAEADRPLIVIDPVDPRRNVAANLSWERYGVFYFKAHQFLEKPSEGFFFGRAKKSGSYLAELRRKGTHLVTLVFGAPDLVEDILLPQLERSARGFEKALSREGFKVLGWNVGHEGSKAFIMLEVDRREREKVRIKPGPEFFTERGQDFYRKNERVWIIGKRLFAEKTVKEDIAEVILELLEKNQVAMGKSVRENIRNAKIMLDYVPKELEDEAYLFLSREKWNLKG; encoded by the coding sequence ATGGACGTCGAGGCCGTGCTTCAAAAAGTTCTCCAGAGAATACGCCCGACGGACGAGGAGAGGGCCTTCGTGGAAGGCCTGATGGGAGAACTGAGGGGTATAGCTGAGGAGACCACCGAAAGCCTGGGCCTCGACGTTAAGCCATACTTCGTCGGCTCGCTCGCGAAGGATACGTATTTAGCCGGAGACCACGACGTTGACCTCTTCCTAGCTTTTCCCCTCGATACCCCACTGGAAGAGCTCAGGGAGAAGGGTCTGGAACTCGGCAGGGCCATCGCCGAGAGGCTCGGCTCCTACGAAATCGCCTACGCCGAGCATCCCTACGTGAGGGCGAGATATAAGGGCGTAAAGGTCGACATAGTCCCATGCTACGACGTGGAGAGCTGGAGGGACGTGAAGACGGCCGTGGACCGCTCGATACTCCACAACCGCTGGGTCATTAAGAACCTCGAGGGCAGGAACAACGAGGTCAGACTGCTCAAGCGCTTTTTGAAGGGTATAAACGCCTACGGGAGCGAGATATACATCCGCGGCTTCTCCGGCTACCTTGCCGAGATCCTCGTCATCAGGTACGGCTCATTCCTCGAAGTCCTCAAAAACGCCGATTTCATGCTGAGACGGAAGATAATAGACCCCGGAAACTGGCTCAAGCATGAACACGAGGTAGCCATGAGAACCGTTAGGCGCGAGGCCGAGGCGGATAGGCCTCTGATAGTCATCGACCCCGTTGACCCTAGGAGAAATGTCGCGGCAAACCTGAGCTGGGAGCGCTATGGGGTTTTCTACTTCAAGGCACATCAGTTCCTGGAGAAGCCATCCGAGGGGTTCTTCTTTGGGAGAGCTAAGAAAAGTGGAAGCTATCTCGCGGAACTCAGGCGGAAGGGAACCCACCTCGTGACGCTGGTCTTTGGGGCCCCTGACCTTGTGGAGGACATTCTGCTCCCCCAGCTGGAGAGGAGCGCCCGGGGCTTTGAGAAGGCCCTCTCAAGGGAGGGTTTCAAAGTCCTCGGCTGGAACGTTGGGCACGAGGGCAGCAAAGCCTTCATAATGCTCGAGGTGGACAGGAGGGAAAGGGAAAAGGTGAGGATAAAGCCCGGACCCGAGTTCTTCACCGAGAGGGGCCAGGACTTCTACAGGAAGAACGAAAGGGTGTGGATCATCGGGAAGAGGCTCTTCGCGGAAAAGACCGTGAAGGAAGACATAGCAGAGGTTATCCTCGAACTCCTGGAGAAGAACCAGGTTGCCATGGGGAAAAGCGTTAGGGAAAACATCAGGAACGCCAAGATAATGCTAGACTACGTCCCGAAGGAGCTGGAGGACGAGGCCTACCTCTTCCTGAGCAGAGAGAAGTGGAATCTGAAGGGCTAG
- the thpR gene encoding RNA 2',3'-cyclic phosphodiesterase, whose amino-acid sequence MRAFIAIEVNDEVRDNLLKAQERIGSKSAKIKFVERENFHVTLKFLGEIDEVTAEEVKRALEEIAKKHKKHRARVKGIGVFPNPNYVRVIWAGIENDEGIKAIAADVEREMRRLGFKKEKDFVAHITIGRVKFVRDKLELAMALKDLANEDFGEFDVEAIELKKSTLTPKGPIYETVARFELAE is encoded by the coding sequence ATGAGGGCGTTCATAGCCATTGAGGTTAACGACGAAGTCCGCGACAACCTTCTGAAGGCCCAGGAGAGGATAGGGAGCAAATCGGCCAAAATAAAGTTTGTCGAGCGCGAGAACTTCCACGTCACGCTCAAGTTCCTCGGAGAGATCGACGAAGTCACCGCAGAGGAAGTCAAGAGGGCCCTGGAGGAGATAGCGAAGAAGCACAAGAAGCACCGCGCCAGGGTTAAGGGGATAGGAGTCTTTCCGAACCCGAACTACGTCCGCGTAATCTGGGCTGGAATAGAGAACGACGAGGGGATAAAGGCGATAGCGGCCGACGTTGAGCGGGAGATGAGAAGGCTGGGCTTCAAGAAGGAGAAGGACTTCGTGGCCCACATAACCATCGGCCGCGTCAAGTTCGTGAGGGACAAACTGGAGCTGGCGATGGCGCTCAAAGACCTTGCCAACGAGGACTTCGGAGAGTTCGATGTTGAGGCCATAGAGCTGAAGAAGAGCACGCTGACGCCGAAGGGGCCGATCTACGAAACCGTTGCGAGGTTCGAGCTGGCCGAGTGA
- a CDS encoding glycoside hydrolase produces the protein MRMKYAHHFHAYQPGDIVYVKDGDGSKPIEYEERKSPVAIKIRGEEVRGENWTRAMLYSYEHIADTLSRMKGVSMDIEPFTFLMLLRYHKGAFEETVELLRRFDAVPTTPFHPIVPHLDEFEQRILARVSFDFYSPLIGDKPVIGYWLPEAVITRRTAQIIESLTDKKLVFLLDERQLLYDFPQAKHSCNRYSNSFVFGREWGISDAFAFNTLDVQGLVSATLSYRDDHKENLGVPYLIFTASDLESLLGNPAQLDRFTAWMEGLESNGVERISAMEFVRRKLSGEFKRLDGECSFEMGVKDYSSWSDYFDLSLDGKTSDSRWLGYRRADGKVFERRVNGRKISQLWKVAFTRLFEELNRTIRLGVLKGLVELGANAKEFLVRYARVFFRDYYDYFGMETSPDYVLEPANGEGKAFKLGRIYYLALLANHSCPRFWENLDTRVAFGNVSVMAKALIELMEYFDGSELQSLFIEAYLRLLNFENLYHLWNLGAMPSLQGWETGEKAWLDALKPEVPNSGYNVVARAALYVGERDLRGELRNLIGHYNLDWAVADTGHIPGEVHGDWENRRWCEHRG, from the coding sequence ATGCGGATGAAGTACGCGCACCACTTCCACGCCTACCAGCCCGGTGATATCGTCTACGTTAAGGACGGCGACGGCTCAAAGCCGATAGAGTACGAGGAGAGGAAGAGCCCCGTCGCGATAAAGATCCGTGGAGAGGAGGTCAGGGGCGAGAACTGGACGAGGGCGATGCTCTATTCCTACGAGCACATAGCCGACACCCTCTCGCGCATGAAGGGGGTGAGCATGGACATAGAACCTTTCACGTTTCTGATGCTCCTCCGTTACCATAAGGGTGCATTTGAAGAGACCGTCGAGCTTCTCAGGAGGTTTGACGCCGTCCCCACAACGCCGTTCCACCCGATAGTTCCCCACCTCGACGAGTTCGAGCAGAGGATTCTGGCGAGGGTTTCCTTCGACTTCTACTCCCCGCTGATTGGGGACAAGCCCGTAATCGGCTACTGGCTTCCTGAGGCTGTGATAACGAGAAGAACCGCTCAAATAATTGAATCCTTAACGGACAAAAAGCTGGTATTTCTCCTCGATGAGAGACAGCTCCTTTACGACTTTCCCCAGGCGAAGCACTCCTGCAACCGCTATTCAAATTCCTTCGTCTTCGGAAGGGAGTGGGGCATAAGCGACGCCTTTGCCTTCAACACCCTCGACGTTCAGGGTTTGGTCTCGGCGACCCTATCCTACCGCGATGACCACAAGGAGAACCTCGGCGTTCCCTATCTAATCTTCACCGCCAGCGACCTTGAGAGCCTCCTCGGAAATCCGGCACAGCTCGACCGCTTCACCGCCTGGATGGAGGGGCTTGAGAGTAACGGCGTGGAGAGGATTTCCGCCATGGAGTTTGTGAGGAGGAAGCTCTCGGGCGAGTTCAAGCGCCTCGACGGCGAGTGCTCCTTCGAGATGGGGGTTAAGGACTACTCCTCCTGGAGCGACTACTTCGATTTAAGCCTCGACGGAAAGACGAGCGATTCCCGGTGGCTCGGCTACCGCAGGGCCGACGGGAAGGTTTTTGAGAGGAGAGTGAACGGCAGGAAAATCTCCCAGCTCTGGAAGGTGGCCTTCACCAGGCTCTTCGAGGAGCTCAACAGAACCATCCGCCTCGGCGTCCTGAAGGGCCTCGTGGAGCTTGGGGCCAATGCTAAGGAGTTCCTCGTCCGCTACGCGAGGGTTTTCTTCAGGGACTACTACGACTACTTCGGCATGGAAACGTCTCCCGATTACGTGCTTGAGCCTGCCAACGGCGAGGGGAAGGCCTTCAAGCTCGGCAGGATTTACTATCTTGCCCTCCTCGCCAACCACTCCTGCCCGCGCTTCTGGGAGAACTTAGATACACGCGTCGCCTTCGGCAACGTCTCGGTCATGGCGAAGGCCCTCATTGAGCTGATGGAGTACTTCGACGGCAGTGAACTTCAGAGCCTCTTCATCGAGGCCTATCTAAGGCTCCTCAACTTTGAGAACCTCTACCACCTCTGGAACCTCGGAGCAATGCCCTCCCTGCAGGGCTGGGAGACGGGCGAGAAAGCGTGGCTCGATGCGTTAAAGCCCGAGGTTCCCAACAGCGGCTACAACGTCGTGGCGAGGGCGGCCCTCTACGTTGGAGAGCGCGACCTGCGGGGTGAGCTGAGGAACCTGATAGGGCACTACAACCTCGACTGGGCCGTTGCGGATACCGGCCACATCCCGGGCGAGGTTCACGGTGACTGGGAGAATCGCAGGTGGTGTGAACACAGGGGATGA
- a CDS encoding DUF116 domain-containing protein: MGIENLIAKLLASGADLSTRSAVRAVLSLMGEDEELADQIYIELKNRAYAEDFAKVPPEKRAVFIPQCLRNFRECQAELGEYGFECVKCGCCPVGSIIELGERLGYKQFYIAPGGSLVKKILKSKVPKGEIKAAVGIACWPELAEAAEKLSHLRIPLQAVPLLRAGCISTLVDVKRVEQTLSLGIGSGVRGSKVPSIESNPTPGF; encoded by the coding sequence ATGGGCATTGAGAATCTGATAGCCAAACTGCTTGCCTCCGGTGCTGACCTGAGCACGAGGAGTGCCGTCAGGGCGGTTCTGTCTCTCATGGGCGAGGATGAGGAGCTGGCCGACCAGATATACATCGAACTCAAAAACAGGGCCTACGCCGAGGATTTTGCAAAAGTTCCCCCTGAGAAGAGGGCTGTCTTCATTCCCCAGTGCCTCAGAAACTTCCGGGAGTGCCAAGCCGAGCTTGGGGAGTACGGCTTTGAGTGCGTGAAGTGCGGGTGCTGTCCGGTTGGTTCAATAATCGAGCTCGGTGAGAGGCTTGGTTACAAGCAGTTCTACATAGCCCCCGGAGGGAGCCTCGTCAAGAAGATTCTCAAGTCAAAGGTTCCGAAGGGAGAGATCAAGGCGGCGGTTGGAATCGCCTGCTGGCCGGAGCTTGCTGAGGCTGCCGAGAAGCTCTCCCATCTCAGAATCCCCCTCCAGGCAGTGCCTCTCCTTCGTGCCGGTTGCATCAGCACTCTCGTGGACGTCAAGCGCGTGGAGCAGACCCTCAGTCTTGGCATAGGGTCTGGGGTGCGGGGGAGTAAGGTGCCCTCCATCGAGTCCAACCCTACCCCTGGTTTCTAA
- a CDS encoding DMT family transporter, which yields MNRSELVLLGITAIWGFTFPAMKVSLDYLPPILFLAYRFGIASLLMLILFRSKVLRRETFKEGFILGLTLFFGHGFQIVGLKYTTASNSAFITSLYVVFTPFIAYFLLRDRLKLRDAASLAIALTGLYLISGASLNFNYGDMLTVLCALSFAFQIVLVQKFGERDYLSLAFWQITWNFVFSLVFALVAEPFTFPTDPLPWAGVLYTSIFATVIAFTLQVKHQRNTRAHKAALIYSAEPIFGHIAAFITIGEILSAKGYLGAALIMAGIWNEIRNQG from the coding sequence ATGAACCGCTCCGAACTAGTGCTTCTCGGCATCACTGCGATATGGGGCTTCACGTTCCCCGCTATGAAGGTTAGTCTCGACTACCTCCCCCCGATTCTCTTCCTAGCGTATCGCTTCGGAATAGCGTCCCTCCTGATGCTCATACTCTTCCGCTCGAAGGTCCTCAGGAGAGAAACGTTCAAGGAGGGCTTCATCCTCGGGCTTACCCTCTTCTTCGGTCACGGCTTCCAGATAGTCGGGCTCAAATACACCACAGCCTCGAACTCGGCCTTCATAACGTCCCTCTACGTCGTCTTCACGCCCTTCATAGCCTACTTCCTGCTTAGGGACAGGCTCAAGCTCAGGGACGCCGCCTCACTCGCAATAGCGCTAACCGGCCTCTACCTCATCTCGGGGGCGAGCCTGAACTTCAACTACGGTGACATGCTCACCGTCCTCTGCGCCCTCAGCTTCGCCTTCCAGATAGTCCTAGTCCAGAAGTTCGGGGAAAGGGACTACCTAAGCTTAGCCTTCTGGCAGATAACATGGAACTTCGTCTTTTCGCTGGTTTTCGCCCTCGTAGCCGAGCCGTTCACCTTCCCCACGGACCCGCTGCCGTGGGCAGGGGTGCTCTACACCTCCATCTTCGCCACGGTGATAGCGTTCACACTCCAGGTGAAGCACCAGAGGAACACGAGGGCGCACAAGGCGGCGCTGATTTACTCCGCGGAACCAATATTCGGCCACATAGCGGCGTTCATAACGATAGGGGAAATCCTAAGCGCCAAAGGCTACCTGGGTGCGGCGCTGATAATGGCGGGAATCTGGAACGAGATTAGAAACCAGGGGTAG